DNA from Sulfurimonas gotlandica GD1:
AAAGGTGTCTTTTGTAAGGTTAGAGTCGGAAATCATTCTGGCTATTACAGAGCTGTTGTTGAACTTGACGGACTCTACAGATATGAGATGCAAAAAGTTTCTGATGGGTATACTTTTAAACTACGTTAAACACCTTCTAATATAATCAAAATAATATAGATTTAGTTTAAATCCCCATCTTTCCAGTATTTTGTCCCCTGTATAGTAGCTTGAATTGCCAGACCATTTTGAGTAAGTTTATAGAGTCTAATACCTGGAGCAACTGTAATGGCTGCATTTACTGCCCCGCCTTCTTTTCCAGCTTTAGCCGCTGCATCTGCTTGTGCATTTGCTTCCCAGCCAGAGTTTACAAAACTATCAAAAACTTTTTTGTTTTCAAACAAAAAGATTGCTCTGAAATCTTTAACTCCAAGACCAAAGCCAACACCACCAGAACCCATATTCATATAGATATTTTTTCCAGTTTTGTTATTATGAGCCATACCTTTTCCACCTTCAGCAGATAAGATAATAAGATTTACACCAACATTTGTAAAAGTTGCATATCCATAAGAGTTTTCAATCATTTTCTTAGACTTAGGCGCATACTTATAGAGCTTTTTTAAAGTCTCATTACTTGTTTTTTGTCTCTCTTTTCTAGCCTCATTATTTTCAGCTTTAACATCTTTGTCACTTTTACCTGACCAGAACCCAGACAACATTAGCACTGCAATCGTTAGTGAAAGAAGTAATTTTAAACTTTTCATAGCTCATCCTTTAAGAATTTGAATTATCAATGATACTATAAAAAAGATTTTATTATATATCTTTAAAAAATAACTTTTCCCATCGCTGAGTAGTTAAGATTATCTACATAATCAACTTTAAATGGTATTGTTAGTGTTCCATAATTTTGTGCTATTTTATCTTTTATAAGTCGCTTGTCTATTTTCTGTTTTGCTTGTAGAGTAATTAATATCTGCTCACTTCTTAGTAACTCTTTTTTATATATCAAACTTACAACCGCTTTTTCTACATCTTCTATCGTCTCGATAATTGATTCTATCTCAAGTGCAGATATTCTCTTTCCTGCAATTTTTATAAGTTTATTCGCACGTCCGAGAAGGGTAAAAGAATCACCATTTATGGCAACAATGTCTTGAGTTTTAAAGGGCTGTTTTAATTCTATGATTTTATTCTCTAAAAGGTATTTTGATATAAAAGGAGAGCTAAGAGTCAGTCTCTCATCTTCACTTTGGATACTAACGTATTTTAGACTTTTCCACTTGTTACTCACTCCTTTTTTATAAGCGATGCCACCAGTTTCAGTAGAGCCAAATAGTTGCATGACAGTTGTTTTGTATCTCTCTTGAAATAGAGTTACATCATCTAGATGCAGAGGTCCTGTAGAAGATATAAAGAGGCTCTTCGTTAGTTCTTTGTTGTCACTAACTTTTGCAAGTGCTTTTATGAATAGCGGAGTAGTAATGACAAGTGTATTATCCACTGAAGCTTCTTCTAATATCTCATAAGGCAAAAAATCATCCTTAACTATTAGTGTTATATCATTTAGATGCAGAGGTAGAAGAAGACCCGCTAATATTCCGTATATATGAACAAAAGGTACGCTTACAACAACGCGCTCGATATTAAAACTCTTAAGCAAATCTTTTAATACTTCTACTTCTTCTAAAAGATTTTGTCTACTTTTAAATGCACCTACAGGAAATCCGCTGCTACCTGATGTGAAAAAAAGAAGTTGAGCTATTTTGTTTACTTCATCAATGTCTTCAAAATTATTCAAATCATTTTCTTCGTAAAACTTTTGAAGCTTAGTGTGGTTCTTATCAAATAGAACTATTTTCTGTCCACTTGAAAAAGCTGAAAAAAACTCTTTTATAAACTCTTTTTTTGAAGTTGAGTTTATATTTATCCACTCATCTGATGTCTCTTTGTTTAGAGATATATCTATGATTTCTCTTGAAGAGTCTTTGTTGATGTATTCAATAATCACTTCATGCTCCTAATAAGTATAAAAATAGAAATAATTCCTAAAGATATAACCATTCCGATTGACTCTAAAGCTACAATTGAACTAAAGACTAATACTCCAAAACCGGCAAATGTACTAAGAAGAGAGTATCTGATGGCTAAGACTGTATTGGCTTGCTCTTTTGTGTTACTCATATAGATTCCATAATCAATACCGATGGCAATAAGTATGATAAGTGAGAATAGATGCATTAAGTTTATGGTGTAAAAAACACTTAAAACAGCCAGCACTAAACTTGATGGAAATATTATGTAGTTAAGTGCATATAAAAATTTAGCTTTAACACTAAAGAAAAGAAGTACAAAAACTGCAAGTATGACTAAGCTAGAGTAGAGTGCCAGATCATCATACATCTTATTGGCTTGTTTTTTAAACATCTCTTTTGCATCTATGTTTGTTACAAAATTAAATGATGAAGCTTTTGATATATTATCTACTAAAGCTATAGTAGAGTAAGAGTTTTTATCATTATAAGCATATAGATTGTAGGAGTTAAATATATCTAGCTTAGGTATTTTACACTCTGCTAGATTTTCTGTAAAGCTGTATGACTCCTTGAAATAGCCCTTTTTAAAGCCTATCTTTGCAGCGTGTTCATTAATAATAGAATTGAGTCTTGAAAAATCATAATTAGTGAGCAGTTTTCTCTTTTTTTCACAGCTCTCTTTATCTTGAA
Protein-coding regions in this window:
- a CDS encoding AMP-binding protein; protein product: MIIEYINKDSSREIIDISLNKETSDEWININSTSKKEFIKEFFSAFSSGQKIVLFDKNHTKLQKFYEENDLNNFEDIDEVNKIAQLLFFTSGSSGFPVGAFKSRQNLLEEVEVLKDLLKSFNIERVVVSVPFVHIYGILAGLLLPLHLNDITLIVKDDFLPYEILEEASVDNTLVITTPLFIKALAKVSDNKELTKSLFISSTGPLHLDDVTLFQERYKTTVMQLFGSTETGGIAYKKGVSNKWKSLKYVSIQSEDERLTLSSPFISKYLLENKIIELKQPFKTQDIVAINGDSFTLLGRANKLIKIAGKRISALEIESIIETIEDVEKAVVSLIYKKELLRSEQILITLQAKQKIDKRLIKDKIAQNYGTLTIPFKVDYVDNLNYSAMGKVIF